One region of Mucilaginibacter sp. 14171R-50 genomic DNA includes:
- a CDS encoding cobalamin B12-binding domain-containing protein: MSDNQFNRPIRVLVAKVGLDGHDRGARIIATTLRDAGMEVIYTGLRQTPEMVVNTALQEDVDAIGISILSGAHMTVFPKVMALMKEKKMDDVLLTGGGIIPADDMAELKKIGVGELFPPGTSTADIVTYITNWVHTNRNF; the protein is encoded by the coding sequence ATGAGCGATAACCAATTTAACCGCCCTATACGCGTATTAGTAGCTAAAGTAGGCCTGGACGGGCACGACCGCGGTGCACGTATTATTGCCACCACCCTGCGCGATGCCGGTATGGAAGTGATATACACCGGCCTGCGGCAAACGCCCGAAATGGTTGTGAACACAGCCCTGCAGGAAGATGTGGATGCCATTGGTATTTCGATACTGTCTGGCGCGCACATGACGGTTTTCCCGAAGGTGATGGCGCTAATGAAAGAGAAAAAAATGGATGATGTGCTGCTTACGGGTGGTGGCATTATCCCTGCCGATGATATGGCCGAACTGAAAAAGATAGGTGTAGGCGAACTGTTTCCGCCGGGTACCAGTACGGCCGATATCGTTACCTATATTACCAACTGGGTGCATACAAACCGCAACTTTTAA
- a CDS encoding enoyl-CoA hydratase/isomerase family protein — protein MEFENILAQTRGRIHYITINRESKLNALNQFTLAELHEAFTAAFKDDSVRGIIITGAGTKAFVAGADIAEFADLDVQGGAELARTGQSTVFDIIAHGNKPVIAAINGFALGGGLELAMACHLRIASENAKMGLPEVTLGLIPGYGGTQRLTQLVGRGKALEMILTADMLSAAEALTAGLVNHVVFQDDLLPKAEEVMNKILTRAPLALAAAIKSVNDFDTEGINGFETEIREFGKCFGTEDFKEGVSAFMQKRKAAFKGR, from the coding sequence ATGGAATTTGAAAACATACTGGCCCAAACCAGGGGCCGCATACATTATATAACCATTAACCGCGAAAGCAAGCTGAACGCCCTTAACCAGTTTACCCTTGCCGAACTGCACGAGGCATTCACCGCGGCTTTTAAAGATGATAGTGTGCGCGGGATCATCATTACCGGCGCAGGTACCAAGGCATTTGTTGCCGGGGCGGATATTGCTGAATTTGCTGATCTTGACGTACAGGGTGGTGCCGAACTGGCCCGCACAGGGCAATCAACCGTATTTGATATAATTGCCCATGGCAATAAGCCGGTAATCGCAGCTATAAATGGCTTTGCGTTAGGTGGCGGTTTAGAGCTGGCAATGGCCTGCCATCTTCGTATCGCGTCTGAAAACGCCAAAATGGGGTTGCCCGAAGTTACGCTTGGTTTAATTCCCGGTTACGGTGGTACGCAGCGTTTAACCCAATTGGTAGGCCGGGGAAAGGCATTGGAAATGATCCTGACCGCTGATATGCTAAGCGCTGCCGAAGCACTTACCGCGGGTTTGGTTAATCATGTTGTTTTTCAGGATGACTTGTTGCCAAAGGCCGAAGAGGTGATGAACAAGATCTTAACCCGCGCACCGCTCGCCCTGGCAGCTGCGATCAAATCGGTAAATGATTTTGATACAGAAGGTATCAATGGTTTCGAGACCGAGATCCGCGAGTTCGGCAAATGTTTCGGTACCGAAGATTTTAAGGAAGGCGTTTCGGCGTTTATGCAAAAGCGTAAAGCGGCGTTCAAAGGCCGGTAA
- a CDS encoding outer membrane beta-barrel protein — MKSTLKIATLALAFAGLSFAANAQTTTTSTTTNGGIRYSIGVDAGVPVGDLKDTHNWNLGGSVQADIPVATQLFVTVNAGYNNIFGKKNVGGVAAADITDIKLLPVKAGLKFFPVQNFYIQGEAGASFLLNSDDTYKDKSVAFVYAPQIGVQFPVSASGNFIDAGVRYEATTKFNSALDSSKPSFLGVRVAYGF; from the coding sequence ATGAAAAGTACATTAAAAATCGCAACATTGGCCTTAGCTTTCGCCGGACTATCATTCGCTGCTAATGCCCAAACAACAACTACAAGCACAACTACAAATGGCGGCATACGCTACAGCATCGGTGTTGACGCAGGCGTACCGGTTGGCGATCTGAAAGATACCCATAACTGGAATTTAGGTGGATCGGTGCAGGCCGATATCCCTGTGGCAACACAACTATTTGTTACCGTTAACGCTGGTTACAATAACATTTTTGGTAAAAAGAATGTAGGTGGTGTAGCCGCTGCCGATATTACCGATATTAAATTATTACCGGTAAAAGCAGGTTTAAAATTCTTCCCGGTTCAGAATTTTTACATCCAGGGCGAAGCAGGTGCATCATTCCTGTTAAACAGCGATGATACCTACAAAGATAAATCCGTAGCGTTTGTTTACGCGCCGCAAATTGGTGTTCAGTTCCCGGTTAGTGCAAGCGGTAACTTTATTGATGCCGGCGTACGTTACGAGGCAACTACTAAATTTAACAGCGCTCTTGACAGCAGCAAGCCAAGCTTTTTAGGTGTGCGTGTTGCATACGGCTTCTAA